In the genome of Rhipicephalus microplus isolate Deutch F79 unplaced genomic scaffold, USDA_Rmic scaffold_21, whole genome shotgun sequence, one region contains:
- the LOC119169910 gene encoding sulfotransferase 2A8 — protein sequence MQRRKPACQIIDGVPRCVNVNPDLLREGPRFRAKKGDVVLTTFPKSGTHWLMYITQFLLRNGEEMTTYQEFTKEWRFLEYTDIKDFRSSLPLRTFATHLLFDKRDITEEAKYVYLARNPWDVCVSFYHMMTNMSTFDFREGTFEDFVDTFLRGNFGYGDYFEHVAWGYALREKPNVLFLTYEELKKNTRKVVLRLAYFLGEWYGHGLEEDEVLLQKLLERSQPEYMRNVVIVNLKGDGNPQWEVALSREVTCIEGHEGDKHKYALVRAGKTGSWKDYFTADLLRKMENKILEAEKQSSFVCLWKDIRAEAIRAMQNAQ from the coding sequence ATGCAGAGGCGGAAACCTGCGTGTCAGATAATAGATGGAGTTCCGAGGTGCGTGAATGTGAACCCCGATTTATTAAGAGAAGGTCCCAGGTTCAGAGCAAAGAAAGGAGACGTCGTGCTCACAACGTTTCCGAAGAGTGGAACGCATTGGCTCATGTACATCACGCAGTTCCTTCTCAGAAATGGAGAAGAGATGACAACGTACCAGGAATTCACCAAAGAATGGCGCTTCCTGGAGTACACGGACATCAAGGACTTCAGATCGTCTCTACCCCTGAGGACCTTCGCTACACACTTGTTGTTTGACAAGCGAGATATAACGGAGGAAGCTAAGTACGTCTACCTCGCGCGCAATCCGTGGGACGTGTGCGTCTCCTTCTACCACATGATGACCAACATGAGCACTTTCGACTTCCGAGAGGGAACGTTCGAAGATTTCGTCGACACATTTTTAAGGGGCAATTTCGGCTACGGTGACTACTTCGAACACGTGGCTTGGGGCTATGCTCTGAGGGAGAAACCGAACGTACTCTTCCTGACTTACGAGGAGCTAAAGAAAAACACCCGCAAGGTTGTGCTGAGGCTGGCGTATTTCTTGGGGGAGTGGTACGGTCACGGTTTGGAGGAAGATGAAGTCTTACTCCAAAAACTGCTCGAGAGATCGCAGCCAGAGTATATGCGCAACGTGGTGATAGTTAACCTGAAAGGTGATGGTAACCCCCAATGGGAAGTTGCACTTTCGCGTGAGGTCACCTGCATCGAAGGCCACGAAGGGGACAAGCACAAATACGCGCTCGTCAGAGCCGGCAAAACTGGAAGCTGGAAGGATTACTTCACGGCCGATCTCCTAAGAAAAATGGAGAATAAAATTCTGGAGGCGGAAAAGCAATCTTCTTTTGTGTGCTTGTGGAAAGACATTCGAGCCGAAGCAATCAGAGCTATGCAAAATGCCCAATAA